TTCATAAATTCATTGAACTGTGGAATATTCATTTGCTGCGCTGCATCTGATAATGCGACAGCTGGGTCTGGGTGTACTTCTGCCATAATCGCATCTGCACCAATCGCCATCGCTGCTTTCGCGGCCGGCAATAGAAGGTCACGTCGCCCTGTAGAATGCGTTACATCGACAACGACAGGTAAATGTGTCTCTTTCTTCAAAATCGGCACGGCGGAAATATCAAGCGTATTACGCGTCGCCTTTTCATATGTGCGGATACCACGTTCACATAAAATGATGTTGCCATTCCCCTCTGCCATAATATATTCTGCTGCATTAATAAACTCTTCAATTGTTGCTGATAAACCACGCTTTAACAATACTGGTTTATTTACAGAACCAGCTGCCTTTAAAAGTTCGAAGTTTTGCATGTTACGAGCACCGATTTGAATGACATCAACATAATCTAGTGCCATTTCAATATCATTTTGATTCAAAATTTCGCTAATAACCGCTAAATCATATTCATCAGCAACTTGGCGTAAAATTTGTAAGCCTTCTACTCCAAGTCCTTGGAAATCATATGGAGATGTACGAGGCTTGAACGCACCACCGCGCATCAACTTCAAACCTTGCTCTTTCATCGCTTCAGCAACTTGACGTACTTGCTCATAACTTTCTACAGCACACGGTCCCATAATAAAATGCTGGTTACCATCACCAATTTTTTCACCATTAACTTCAACAATCGTATCTTCTGCCTTTTTCTTACGAGAAACGAGCAATGCTTTACGATGATCATCTTCTTGTAATTCTAATCCAGCTTGGAAAATCTGTTTGAAAATATGTTGTAAGGTCGATGTTTCAAATGGCCCCTCATTATTCTCTACAATTAAATCCAGCATATTTCTTTCACGTACAGGATCAAAACGTTTCACACCTTGTACTTCTTTTAATTTACCAACCTCTTGCACAAGGCGGCCTCTTTCATTTAGTAATTGTAAAATTTGTAAGTTCATTTGATCGATTTGAGAACGTAAACGATCCAATCCTTGTGATGCCATAAGAAAGCCACCTCTTTTATGTTTCTATATGTTACATTCATGTATTAACTCTTTTAAGATAATTTATTATAGCCGATACACATCAGGTTGTCACATAATATACAATTGGAAGGGTTTAGAAGAGGAATAACCGAATCTCTTTCTTATCATGTATTGGAAAAGAGGGGGTTGTTATGGATACTACACCACTTGAGATTTTGTTAAATCTCATCGCTCAAGTTGAAGCTTCAAAGCAAATGCCAACAGAAGCTCAAATTAATGAAAATTTAAAGCGTCTACGAAATGAAGAATGGTTTCAGTCCTTATTCGCTCAGTATATGCGTCTTTTTTTAGAAAACAGAGATATTCGCTTCATTGTAGGTTCTGCAAAACTCGATCAAATATTACATAGCGCAAAAAAACAAAGGAATTTCGAGGAAACCCTTTTGCATCTTCTTAAACGCAAAAGCTAAAAAAAAAGCAAGCGTCTCCGCTTGCTTCTTTCTACTTTATATTTTCTTCTAAAGCTTCTTTTTTAATATTCCAATGAGATGTATGCCATACTGCCATCCCGTCTTTTATGTATAACACTTGTGGAGACTCATGTTTAATACCGAAATGCTCAGCAATACGGTTTGAAACATCTCTCGAATCTTGCACATATAAGTAATATGTTGGTATATCTTTCGCCTCATTGCAATACGCTTCAAATTCTGTGTATGCACCGTGGCTAATTGGGCATGTCGTACTATGTTTAAAAAGAACATATGGCTCAGGATTTTCTAATAACGCTTCAAATTCTTCAATCGTTTTGATCTTTGTCATGCTCATTATTATTCACCTCTCATACGAAGTCTAGAGCGCTTTTCTTTCTGTTCTGCTTTTTTCTCAGCTCTCTCTAATTTCTTCTCTGCTTTCTCGATTTTCTTTTCTTGTCTCGTAGCGCGGAAATGATTATATACTTCAATTGCAGCACTACTCCATTGTACAACTTGCGCTACTTTATCCGCATTATTTTCAATCTCATTCGTAACAGAATCCGATACGTTACGCAGTTTCGTATTTAAAGAATGAATCGTCGTTCCGATTCCATCTACCCCTTCTACTACTTTATTTAGTGACTGTGACTTTTGTTGAATATCATCAGCTAAGGCGTTCGTCTTATGTAATAATTGTTCCGTTTCTACGCTTATCCCTTGCATTTGCTTTTCTAAGCCCTCTAGTGTACTCGCAACGTTTTCTAATGTCTTTTGAACCGATAGTAACGTTCTGCATGCGTATACTACCAATACGGCGAAAGCAACTGCAATAACAGCCGCACTTACATATAAAAGAACTTGCATTTCATCACTTCCTTTATCTTTTTCATACTTTCTCCTATTATACAATCATTTTCTGTTTCATTCTAACACTTGTCTTCTCATTAGAATTTTCATACTTGTTCGTTAACTTTAACATAAATCATTCAACAAATTCCACCAAGTAGGTTACAATAAGAAAGGATACATAATTAGTAGGGAGGCTTTACATATGAAAGATCCACGTATTGAAAAGTTAGCATACAATTTAATTAATTACTCTATCCGCCTGCAAAAAGGGGAAAAAGTATTAATTGAAAACTTTGGCTTACAAAAAGAACTTGTAACTGCACTTGTAAAAGAAGCATATGCAGCTGGCGGTTTCCCATTCGTTTCTTTAAAGGATTACAGTGTAGATCGCTCATTATTAATGGGTGCTACTGAAGAGCATTTCGAGCAAATCGCTACATATGAAGCAAGCGTAATGAAAAATATGGACGCTTACATCGGCCTTCGCTCTGGAGACAATATTAACGAACAAGCTGATGTTCCAAGTGAGCGCATGAAAATTCATGGCCAAACAGTTGGTAAAAAAGTTCATAGAGACATCCGTGTTCCGAAAACACGCTGGGTTGTCCTTCGCTACCCAAATGCTTCTATGGCACAGCTTGCTAAAATGAGCACAGAAGCATTCGAAGACTTCTACTTCGAAGTATGTAACTTAGATTACGGTAAAATGGATAAAGCAATGGATAGCCTTGTTGAATTAATGAACAAAACAGATAAAGTTCGCCTAACTGGTCCTGGAACTGACTTAACATTCTCCATTAAAGACATTCCAGCTATTAAATGTTCTGGTCATTTAAACATTCCAGACGGTGAAGTATACTCTGCACCAGTTCGCAATTCTGTTAACGGTACAGTTTCTTATAACACACCATCACCTTACAACGGCTATACATTTGAAAATGTACAGCTTAAATTTGAGAATGGTCAAATCGTTAAAGCAACTGCAAACGATACAGAACGCATTAATAAAATCTTCGATACAGACGAAGGCGCACGCTACGTTGGTGAATTTGCAATTGGCGTAAACCCATACATCTTACATCCAATGGGAGACATCCTATTCGATGAAAAAATCGATGGCAGCTTCCACTTCACTCCTGGACAAGCTTACGACGATGCATGGAACGGCAACAACTCTAACATTCACTGGGATTTAGTATGCATCCAACGCCCTGAATACGGTGGCGGTGAAATCTACTTCGACGACGTATTAATCCGTAAAGACGGACGTTTCGTTGTACCTGAACTAGAAGCTTTAAACCCAGAAAACTTAAAATAATACAGAAAAAACGCTCGGAATAAAATCCGAGCGTTTTTTCATTACTACTTTAATATGTCTTTCACCACATCTTTTGGTACTTTGAAACTCATTTTATTATTTTTCATTTCAACTTCAATGTAAGGAACATCTTTATATACTGTAATAGTAATAATTCCATTTAACTTTTCCTTATCTTTACTGCACTCTCCCCATTTTACAGTATCACCTTGATACAATTTATACGTTCTTGCTTGCGGAGTATCCATAGGAGCAGATTCCATTTCCCACTTATCCATTTTCATTGCTTCCGTAATTTTTATAATCTCTTTTTATCAGATCATTAAAAGGATGGATGTGCTTAATAGAAACAAAAATAACATAAAGGTTTTTTTCATTATTCATTCCCCTAAAAAATAACCTCTCTATGTAGAGCAGGCTATCTCATATCTATTTTGACATGTGAATTCTCTTTCTCGATAAGTGATAATAACTTCTTCGTATCTTGTGGCATCGCAATCATGTGCACTTTATATGCATTCGTTGTAATTTCAAGAGATTTTCCAACTTGGCGAACTACAATCACATCTGATAATACGATATCATCATTTAAAATACCGTATTTCAACACGCCATTTTCTACTTTATGTTTTTTTATAAATATATCCCAAACGAGAGGGACATTCACAATTAAACATAGCACCATTCCAATTACAGCCGACATCCAATCCCCTTTATTTGTAATCAACATTACAAGTGGATATGCAATCATAAACGCTAACGTGAGACTAATGAGAATCACCGCTGATTTACTTCTTTGAATAGGAAAATTCATACTATCACCCCACCTAAATTATACCATTACCTCCAATTCGATTCATAAAAACAGATCATTCATGAATGACCTGTTTTACAAATTATATCCATAAAACTTCTTATCTACTTCAAGCACTGGAAAACTCTTTGGTAACTCTTCCATACCTACACTTTGAAATCCATTCTTTTCATAGAAGCGATGCGCTGCTAAAAATTTCAGTGTTGTCCCTAAATAAATACCTTTTAACTTTTTATTCTCAGCCCACGAAATTGCTTTTTGAAGCAGCAAGTGTGATGCGCCCCATTCTTTCCCGCGGAACTCTTTCTTCACGAACATTTTTCTAAGAGCTATTTGATGATTCCCAATATCTAATAAAGCTACCGTTCCAACTACTTTACCATCATAAGTTGCTACCCAAAAGTTTCCTTGATTCCTTTGATAGAACGTTTCTATTTCTAGTAAGTCCGGCTGCTCTTCTTTCGTAATCGGGACATTGTACTCTTTTTGCTGAATATGAACAATGAGATCTACTACTTCATCTTGAAACTTACTTTCATATGGAATGATACAAATCTTCTCGTTCATCGAATCTCCTTCCATTCTGAAGCTAGTAAACTATAGACAGCGATATCCTGAAAATGATCATATAACCATTCTTCATCTCTTAAAATACCGTCTAACTTAAAACCTAAGCGTTCTGGAATTGCACGGCTTTGCGCATTTTCAACACCACAACGAATTTCAATTTTATTCAGCTTTAAATTTTCAAATGCATAGTGAAGCACAGCCTTCACACTACGCGTCATAACCCCTTTTCCACCAGCATCTTCTGCAAGGTAGTATCCAAGACTCGTCGCTTTCTTCCCCCAACTCACCGGATGAATGCCAACCATCCCAACGAGCTTTCCTTTGTAGCGTATACCACTTTCAAAACCGTCTCCTTCTGCAAATTTCTTTAACCACATCGGAAAAATATCATCATAAGCATCAGCAGATTTCGTCCCATCTACCCACGGAAGCCATCTTCTTAAATGATTACGATTTTGATCTAATAATTCATATAATTCCTCTTTATGATGTTTTTCTAATAATTGCAGTTCGATTTCACTATCTACTCGAAGTGTGAACATGTTTTTTAGCCCCTTTTTATTTTTTATTTTTTATTTTTTTATTATTCTAACATTTCAGAGTGAAAAATGTTAGCCATTCACACTTTCTTTTGATTTAATCGCAAGAAGCCCAGAAGAATATAGCACTCCTGTAATAACTAATATCATCCCTATACACTGTGCAGCTGTTATATTTAATCCTTCTACAAAAGAAATAATCATAGTAACAACAGGAACTAAATTAAAGAATAAGGACGTTCTTGCTGCACCGATTTGAGCGA
The DNA window shown above is from Bacillus clarus and carries:
- a CDS encoding DUF948 domain-containing protein; the encoded protein is MQVLLYVSAAVIAVAFAVLVVYACRTLLSVQKTLENVASTLEGLEKQMQGISVETEQLLHKTNALADDIQQKSQSLNKVVEGVDGIGTTIHSLNTKLRNVSDSVTNEIENNADKVAQVVQWSSAAIEVYNHFRATRQEKKIEKAEKKLERAEKKAEQKEKRSRLRMRGE
- a CDS encoding GNAT family N-acetyltransferase, which codes for MFTLRVDSEIELQLLEKHHKEELYELLDQNRNHLRRWLPWVDGTKSADAYDDIFPMWLKKFAEGDGFESGIRYKGKLVGMVGIHPVSWGKKATSLGYYLAEDAGGKGVMTRSVKAVLHYAFENLKLNKIEIRCGVENAQSRAIPERLGFKLDGILRDEEWLYDHFQDIAVYSLLASEWKEIR
- a CDS encoding bifunctional 3-deoxy-7-phosphoheptulonate synthase/chorismate mutase, producing the protein MASQGLDRLRSQIDQMNLQILQLLNERGRLVQEVGKLKEVQGVKRFDPVRERNMLDLIVENNEGPFETSTLQHIFKQIFQAGLELQEDDHRKALLVSRKKKAEDTIVEVNGEKIGDGNQHFIMGPCAVESYEQVRQVAEAMKEQGLKLMRGGAFKPRTSPYDFQGLGVEGLQILRQVADEYDLAVISEILNQNDIEMALDYVDVIQIGARNMQNFELLKAAGSVNKPVLLKRGLSATIEEFINAAEYIMAEGNGNIILCERGIRTYEKATRNTLDISAVPILKKETHLPVVVDVTHSTGRRDLLLPAAKAAMAIGADAIMAEVHPDPAVALSDAAQQMNIPQFNEFMKELKAFGSKL
- a CDS encoding aminopeptidase; translation: MKDPRIEKLAYNLINYSIRLQKGEKVLIENFGLQKELVTALVKEAYAAGGFPFVSLKDYSVDRSLLMGATEEHFEQIATYEASVMKNMDAYIGLRSGDNINEQADVPSERMKIHGQTVGKKVHRDIRVPKTRWVVLRYPNASMAQLAKMSTEAFEDFYFEVCNLDYGKMDKAMDSLVELMNKTDKVRLTGPGTDLTFSIKDIPAIKCSGHLNIPDGEVYSAPVRNSVNGTVSYNTPSPYNGYTFENVQLKFENGQIVKATANDTERINKIFDTDEGARYVGEFAIGVNPYILHPMGDILFDEKIDGSFHFTPGQAYDDAWNGNNSNIHWDLVCIQRPEYGGGEIYFDDVLIRKDGRFVVPELEALNPENLK
- the ytxJ gene encoding bacillithiol system redox-active protein YtxJ, which codes for MSMTKIKTIEEFEALLENPEPYVLFKHSTTCPISHGAYTEFEAYCNEAKDIPTYYLYVQDSRDVSNRIAEHFGIKHESPQVLYIKDGMAVWHTSHWNIKKEALEENIK
- a CDS encoding GNAT family N-acetyltransferase, whose product is MNEKICIIPYESKFQDEVVDLIVHIQQKEYNVPITKEEQPDLLEIETFYQRNQGNFWVATYDGKVVGTVALLDIGNHQIALRKMFVKKEFRGKEWGASHLLLQKAISWAENKKLKGIYLGTTLKFLAAHRFYEKNGFQSVGMEELPKSFPVLEVDKKFYGYNL
- a CDS encoding PH domain-containing protein; the encoded protein is MNFPIQRSKSAVILISLTLAFMIAYPLVMLITNKGDWMSAVIGMVLCLIVNVPLVWDIFIKKHKVENGVLKYGILNDDIVLSDVIVVRQVGKSLEITTNAYKVHMIAMPQDTKKLLSLIEKENSHVKIDMR